The genomic stretch GACCGCCTCCAGGAAGCGCCCGCCCTTCACGAGAACGCCGCGCCGCGCGGACGCCGCGAGCGCCGCGACGACGCTCACCGGCGTCGAGATCACGAGCGCGCACGGGCACGCGATGACGAGAAGCACGAGCGCTTGATAGACCGACCGGGACCACGCGCCGCCGAAGAGGAGCGGCGGAAGCGCCGCGACGAGAAGAGCGAGGCCGATCATGACCGGCGTGTAGATGCGCGCGAACTTCTCGACCCACTGCTCGCTCGGCGCGCGCCGCGACCTCGCCTCCTCCACCATTCGGATGATGCGCGCGACGGTCGTGTCCTTCGCCTCTTTCGTGGATCGGATCTCGACGGCGCCCTCGCCGTTGATCGTTCCGGCGAACACCTCGTCTCCTTCTTCTTTGTTCACGGGGAGCGATTCTCCCGTGATCGGAGCTTGGTTCACCGATGTCGATCCGCGGACGAGAACGCCGTCGACGGGAATCCTTCCGCCCGGCCGCACGAGCACCGTCGCGCCGGGAGGAATCGCCTCGACCGGTTTCTCCTCGGTGCGTCCCGTATCCGGATCGAGCACCGTCGCGACGGCGGGGGAGACGTCGAGCAGAGAGCGGATCGCGCGGCGCGCCCGCTCGACGCTCCACGACTCGAGAAGAAGCGCGAGCGAGAAGAGAAAGACGACCGCCGCCGCCTCGAACCACTCCCCGATCGCCATCGCGCCGGCCGCTGCGATTGTCATGAGGAGGTTCATGTCGGGCCTCGCCCGCCGCGCCGCGCGAAAGGCTTTCGGCGCGATGAACCACGCGCCCGCGATCGCGGAGGCGAGATAGAGGAGGGTCGCCGGGAGCGGAACACGTTCGGCGCCGAGGCGTCCGGCGCCGAGCACCGCGAGAAGATCGCCGCGCGCGATCCAATCGGCGGTGAAACCCGCGGCGAGAAGAACGCCGCCAAGCACGCATGCGGCTGGCTTCCCGAAGCGCTTCGAGAGGCTTTCTTCCTCGCGGGCGTCGCGTTGCATCGCGAGCCGGCTCCACGGAACCGCCGTCATTCCCGTGCGAGCGACCGCCTCTTGGATCGCGGCGGCAAGCTCCGAACCCTCCGCGACCGAGACGGTCATCTTCCCATCGAGAAGATCGAAGTCGAGATGCTCCTCGCCGCCGACAAGCGGACCAACCGCGCGCCGAAGCGCGCCGATCTCCTCGGCGCAATCCATCCCGCGAATCTTAAAGGAGAGCTTCACCGTCCTCTTCATCGCAGCCTCTCTCGATTCCGTTTCATTCGATGAAGATACCAAATCCCGCCCGGAAGGCTGCTCGGTCCCATCGGCAGCTTCCCGCGGCGCACCCCCGCGATCTCGAAGCTTGAAGACTCGCCTGTTCA from Candidatus Eisenbacteria bacterium encodes the following:
- a CDS encoding heavy metal translocating P-type ATPase: MKRTVKLSFKIRGMDCAEEIGALRRAVGPLVGGEEHLDFDLLDGKMTVSVAEGSELAAAIQEAVARTGMTAVPWSRLAMQRDAREEESLSKRFGKPAACVLGGVLLAAGFTADWIARGDLLAVLGAGRLGAERVPLPATLLYLASAIAGAWFIAPKAFRAARRARPDMNLLMTIAAAGAMAIGEWFEAAAVVFLFSLALLLESWSVERARRAIRSLLDVSPAVATVLDPDTGRTEEKPVEAIPPGATVLVRPGGRIPVDGVLVRGSTSVNQAPITGESLPVNKEEGDEVFAGTINGEGAVEIRSTKEAKDTTVARIIRMVEEARSRRAPSEQWVEKFARIYTPVMIGLALLVAALPPLLFGGAWSRSVYQALVLLVIACPCALVISTPVSVVAALAASARRGVLVKGGRFLEAV